Proteins encoded in a region of the Populus alba chromosome 13, ASM523922v2, whole genome shotgun sequence genome:
- the LOC118053564 gene encoding uncharacterized protein translates to MATASSNMKGFYRQKKNKNSGITKPTSSKKSSLHHIASLGSDITQLPALISHGSPDHKDYYDEHEELLRQFDMNMAYGPCLGMSRLARWERAQRLGLNPPNEFEGLLKAEMVQSECCWDGRV, encoded by the exons ATGGCAACAGCATCAAGCAACATGAAGGGTTTCTACAGGcaaaagaagaacaagaatAGTGGTATCACAAAACCAACATCGTCCAAGAAATCATCCCTTCACCACATTGCCTCTCTTGGCTCCGATATCACACAACTACCTGCCCTGATTTCCCATGGCTCTCCTGATCATAaag ATTATTATGACGAACATGAGGAACTGTTGAGACAATTTGACATGAACATGGCATATGGGCCGTGCCTTGGGATGTCTCGGCTTGCACGTTGGGAGCGTGCTCAACGTTTAGGTCTAAACCCACCGAATGAATTTGAGGGACTGTTGAAGGCTGAAATGGTTCAATCAGAATGCTGCTGGGATGGTCGCGTTTAG
- the LOC118053563 gene encoding cytochrome P450 89A2, whose protein sequence is MEIWFLILVSLSLSAFLKAFFNLFFPCKTHKLPPGPLTFPIIGNILWLSKSFADLEPTLRSLVRKLGPMVTLHIFSRPAIFISDRSLAHQALVLNGSVFGNRPSALATSRVLNSNQQNISSSFYGPTWRLLRRNLTSEILHSSRVKTFGHARKWVLQILKNQFDLLSRSADPVRVVDHVQFAMFCLLVLMCFGDKLEEKQVKEIERVERRMIENMRRFNILNFWPRLSKIVLRKRWAEFLQLRKDQEDVIIPLIRARKKLKEEKLGKSNVEGKKDDYVLCYVDTLLDLQLPGEKRKLNEIEMVTLCIEFLSAGVDTTTTALQWIMANLVKYPQIQEKLFSEMKEVVGEGEGEVKEDDLQEMPYLKAVILEGLRRHPPGHFVLPHAVTEDTVLGGYLIPKNGTVNFMVADMGWDPKVWEDPMAFKPERFLNGEGEAFDITGSREIKMMPFGAGRRICPGYGLAMLHLEYFVANLVWNFEWKAVDGDDIDLSEKQQLTVAMKNPLHAHISRRSRSKV, encoded by the coding sequence ATGGAGATCTGGTTCCTCATCCTCGTCTCTCTGTCCCTGTCAGCATTCCTTAAAGCCTTCTTCAACCTCTTCTTCCCTTGCAAAACTCACAAGCTCCCTCCAGGCCCCCTAACCTTTCCAATTATCGGCAACATCTTATGGCTCTCCAAATCCTTCGCCGACCTCGAGCCCACCCTTCGCTCCCTCGTCCGAAAGCTCGGCCCGATGGTCACCCTCCATATCTTCTCTCGCCCGGCTATCTTTATTTCCGACCGCTCCCTAGCTCACCAAGCCTTGGTCCTGAACGGTTCTGTTTTTGGTAACCGCCCATCTGCTCTCGCTACTAGCAGAGTGCTTAATAGCAATCAGCAGAATATCAGCTCTTCATTTTACGGTCCGACTTGGCGCCTCCTCCGTCGAAACCTCACATCAGAAATCCTCCATTCTTCGCGGGTTAAAACTTTTGGTCATGCGCGTAAATGGGTGCTGCAAATCTTGAAGAATCAATTTGACTTGTTGTCCAGGTCTGCAGATCCTGTTCGTGTTGTGGATCATGTTCAGTTTGCCATGTTTTGTCTATTGGTACTCATGTGTTTCGGTGACAAGTTAGAGGAGAAACAGGTTAAGGAGATCGAACGAGTCGAGCGTCGCATGATTGAGAATATGCGTAGATTCAATATACTTAATTTCTGGCCAAGATTGAGCAAGATAGTGCTTCGTAAGCGATGGGCAGAGTTCTTGCAGCTTCGCAAGGACCAAGAAGATGTAATCATTCCATTGATAAGAGCAAGAAAGAAGTTGAAGGAAGAGAAGTTGGGAAAATCAAATGTGGAGGGCAAGAAGGATGATTATGTCTTGTGTTACGTTGATACGCTGCTGGATCTGCAACTTCCTGGTGAGAAAAGAAAGCTTAATGAGATCGAAATGGTTACTTTATGCATCGAGTTCCTTTCTGCAGGTGTAGATACTACAACCACAGCCTTGCAGTGGATCATGGCAAATTTGGTTAAGTATCCACAGATTCAGGAGAAGCTATTTTCGGAAATGAAAGAGGTCGTTGGAGAAGGAGAGGGAGAGGTGAAGGAAGATGATCTGCAAGAGATGCCGTATTTAAAAGCAGTAATTCTGGAAGGTCTACGGAGGCACCCCCCTGGGCATTTTGTGCTGCCACATGCTGTGACTGAAGATACGGTGTTGGGTGGGTATCTGATTCCTAAAAACGGGACAGTAAATTTCATGGTGGCTGATATGGGGTGGGATCCAAAGGTGTGGGAGGATCCCATGGCTTTCAAGCCTGAAAGGTTTCTGAATGGTGAAGGGGAAGCATTTGATATAACAGGAAGCAGGGAGATCAAGATGATGCCTTTCGGAGCTGGAAGGAGAATTTGCCCTGGTTATGGATTAGCCATGCTTCATTTGGAGTATTTTGTGGCTAATTTAGTCTGGAATTTTGAGTGGAAGGCTGTGGATGGAGATGATATTGATTTGTCTGAGAAGCAACAGCTTACTGTGGCCATGAAGAACCCATTGCACGCCCACATATCTCGCAGGTCGAGAAGCAAGGTGTAG